A window from Rana temporaria chromosome 8, aRanTem1.1, whole genome shotgun sequence encodes these proteins:
- the LOC120909490 gene encoding gastrula zinc finger protein XlCGF49.1-like, protein MDPSNPEESSDQSHSVTPDVHRRFHGPERSTDPPHPKGSSPGHEGVHTAEYLLSCLGCGKSYKTNSELHLHLRSHTRVIFTCSECGKSFTEKKELLTHLKIHEAENVYSCSECGNWFTKKAALKRHQKVHTGERSHTCSECGERFSEKRTLLMHQRIHTGERPFSCPECGKSFIQKPELNRHVKSHKEVRRYTCSECGKYFHEKINLLDHQNIHAPVQGAGSVFVHEENVKTHTS, encoded by the coding sequence ATGGATCCCTCTAATCCTGAAGAATCTTCTGACCAATCACATTCTGTTACTCCAGATGTCCATCGAAGGTTTCACGGTCCAGAAAGGTCAACAGATCCACCTCATCCCAAGGGATCTTCTCCAGGCCATGAAGGAGTTCACACAGCAGAGTATTTATTGTCGTGTTTGGGGTGCGGTAAATCTTATAAAACAAACTCTGAACTTCATCTACATCTCAGATCTCACACCAGGGTGATCTTTacgtgttctgagtgcgggaaatctttcactgagAAAAAGGAACTGCTTACACACCTGAAAATTCACGAGGCTGAAAATGTTTACTCGTGTTCCGAGTGCGGAAATTGGTTCACCAAGAAAGCTGCACTTAAAAGGCACCAGAAAGTACACACGGGCGAGCGTTCCCATACGTGTTCGGAGTGTGGGGAACGCTTTTCTGAGAAAAGGACCCTCCTCATGCATCAGAGGATTCACACGGGGGAGCGCCCTTTTTCCTGTCCAGAGTGTGGTAAAAGTTTCATTCAGAAACCAGAGCTAAACCGACACGTTAAAAGTCACAAAGAAGTGCGTCGCTACACGTGCTCAGAGTGCGGAAAATATTTTCATGAAAAAATCAACCTTCTTGATCACCAGAATATTCACGCTCCTGTTCAAGGTGCGGGAAGTGTTTTCGTTCATGAAGAGAATGTGAAAACACACACCTCCTGA